In Selenomonas dianae, a genomic segment contains:
- a CDS encoding SpoIVB peptidase S55 domain-containing protein, whose protein sequence is MRYSLKRLAAASLFALAVNFYAPSVHAMPPILPYSEVTAGMQGTAYTVLDASGEIRAFPVEILGGMEGGKGDQRMIMARTGGDFIEQVGGVLQGMSGSPVYVDGRLVGALSAGMKDLSPYTFFITPIEDMTPLWSMPDTKNQTNIDTVDLVKAVEERKKAEEKRRLREREKAFAKMSRDEREAEWRDMIAALNGEKAEGTAANADESAPTNDDAAARTDNSAAEDTAAQSADASEEKAYFFTRGFNGAGLRYLQDKLPMHGASLLPLSGSGAATKLYTRYDAALTGGQPVGVALVYGDFSVGATGTVTAVDGKKVLAFGHSFLHKGNVNYFMTDADVVGTIAGQSNGVKIANIGSVIGRIHQDRETGVAGVLGTFPTSVPVQIHVKDNALGKEETFGAHIAYDEELLPILSGSVAYAAMSRVSDALGSSTARVRFAIRTNAYEGGVFERRNMYYSAADVGQIAVTELLQAMNLIVTNAEQESDVIDVNVDVELDGERQTALLLSAAPDKTSVKPGDTVMFQTKIRPYRKAEETLSIPYTVPKTQPAGTLHLDIRGGGFVPVNPLMLLAQAGLEVPDDEEKVKSTGDRLREMAEMGQNNEIIIAPGAAPAPTSEKEMKKRMRAAEKAAARAAKDEPEKRVTLLADPNKKEEKEKFFAPYVIENVIHATLKVEE, encoded by the coding sequence TTGCGATATTCTTTGAAACGCCTGGCAGCGGCGTCTCTTTTTGCGTTGGCAGTAAATTTTTACGCCCCGTCGGTTCATGCGATGCCGCCGATTCTCCCGTACAGCGAGGTGACGGCGGGGATGCAGGGGACGGCATATACCGTGCTCGATGCCTCGGGGGAGATTCGCGCGTTCCCCGTTGAGATCCTTGGGGGCATGGAGGGCGGCAAGGGCGATCAGCGGATGATCATGGCGCGTACGGGCGGCGATTTTATCGAGCAGGTCGGCGGCGTGCTCCAGGGGATGAGCGGCAGTCCGGTCTATGTGGACGGACGGCTTGTCGGTGCGCTCTCTGCGGGGATGAAGGATCTCAGCCCCTATACGTTCTTCATCACGCCGATTGAGGATATGACACCGCTCTGGTCGATGCCCGATACGAAGAATCAGACGAATATTGATACGGTCGATCTGGTGAAGGCGGTCGAGGAGCGCAAGAAGGCGGAGGAAAAGCGCCGTCTGCGTGAACGTGAAAAGGCGTTTGCCAAGATGTCGCGCGACGAGCGCGAAGCCGAGTGGCGTGATATGATTGCGGCACTGAACGGTGAGAAGGCGGAGGGAACAGCGGCGAACGCCGATGAATCCGCACCGACCAATGATGATGCTGCTGCACGTACGGACAACAGTGCTGCCGAGGATACGGCGGCGCAGTCAGCAGACGCATCGGAGGAGAAGGCGTATTTCTTTACGCGCGGTTTTAACGGGGCGGGGCTGCGCTATCTGCAGGACAAGCTTCCGATGCATGGCGCTTCCCTCCTTCCGCTCAGCGGCTCCGGTGCAGCGACGAAACTCTATACGCGCTATGATGCGGCGCTCACGGGCGGGCAGCCGGTCGGGGTGGCGCTTGTCTACGGCGATTTCAGTGTCGGTGCGACGGGAACGGTGACGGCGGTCGACGGGAAGAAGGTTCTGGCGTTCGGGCATTCCTTCCTGCACAAGGGGAATGTCAACTACTTCATGACGGATGCGGATGTGGTCGGTACGATCGCAGGGCAGAGCAACGGTGTGAAGATCGCGAACATCGGCAGTGTGATCGGGCGCATCCATCAGGATCGCGAGACGGGGGTCGCGGGGGTGCTCGGGACGTTCCCGACCTCCGTGCCGGTGCAGATCCATGTGAAGGATAACGCACTCGGCAAGGAGGAAACATTCGGCGCACATATCGCCTATGACGAGGAACTGCTTCCGATTCTCTCGGGGAGTGTCGCGTATGCGGCGATGAGCCGCGTGTCGGATGCGCTCGGCAGCAGCACGGCACGCGTGCGCTTTGCGATTCGGACGAATGCCTACGAGGGCGGTGTCTTTGAGCGGCGCAATATGTATTACAGTGCGGCGGATGTGGGGCAGATCGCGGTGACGGAGCTGCTGCAGGCGATGAACCTGATCGTGACGAATGCGGAGCAGGAGTCCGATGTCATTGATGTCAATGTGGATGTGGAACTGGATGGCGAACGGCAGACGGCACTGCTTCTTTCCGCAGCGCCGGATAAGACGTCGGTAAAGCCCGGGGACACGGTGATGTTCCAAACGAAGATCCGTCCCTACCGCAAGGCGGAGGAGACGCTGTCGATTCCGTATACGGTGCCAAAGACCCAGCCGGCGGGAACGCTGCATCTCGATATTCGCGGCGGCGGCTTTGTGCCTGTGAATCCACTGATGCTGCTCGCACAGGCGGGGCTTGAGGTTCCGGACGACGAGGAGAAGGTGAAATCGACGGGCGACCGTCTGCGCGAGATGGCGGAGATGGGGCAGAACAATGAGATCATCATTGCGCCGGGGGCAGCTCCCGCACCGACCTCCGAGAAGGAGATGAAAAAGCGCATGAGGGCTGCGGAAAAGGCGGCGGCACGCGCAGCGAAGGACGAGCCGGAGAAGCGTGTGACGCTTCTCGCCGATCCGAACAAGAAGGAAGAGAAGGAAAAATTCTTCGCACCGTATGTGATCGAGAATGTGATACACGCAACGCTCAAGGTAGAGGAATAG
- the scfB gene encoding thioether cross-link-forming SCIFF peptide maturase: MKTLTHKFKQNGMHILVDVNSGAVHVIDAMIYDMMDDFDGTNDEAVVARLAGRYPEAELREACGELHELMAAGALFAPDIDVPPTFKSHGLVKSLCLMVAQDCNLRCKYCFGDGGSYGGHRAVMSPEVGRAAVDFIVNGCGPRKHCEIDFFGGEPLMNLGTVKEVTAYVRKREQETGKEFKLTLTTNGMLLSDKNIAWLNDNNISVVLSSDGRREVHDAMRPDVRGNGSYDVVMKNFKKLVDARGGNDYYLRGTYTRENLDFTEDVLAMNEAGFDILSMEPVVLKDSPLGFTEEDLPRIFAEYDHLTETYLGRVRAGKGFFFFHFNMDLNHGPCVAKRLAGCGAGHEYYAVAENGDLYPCHQFVGRERYRLGSVFTGVENMELPTYFRNSHVLNKPLCRDCWARFYCSGGCHANADLFHGDIRHPYEVGCEIQKKRLECAILVQAALALETEEGTK; this comes from the coding sequence ATGAAAACCCTCACGCATAAGTTCAAGCAGAACGGTATGCACATTCTCGTTGATGTGAACAGCGGCGCGGTTCACGTGATTGACGCGATGATTTACGATATGATGGACGACTTCGACGGCACGAACGACGAGGCGGTCGTTGCGCGTCTTGCGGGGCGCTATCCCGAGGCGGAGCTGCGCGAGGCGTGCGGGGAGCTGCATGAGCTGATGGCGGCGGGCGCGCTCTTTGCGCCCGACATCGACGTGCCGCCGACGTTCAAGTCGCACGGGCTCGTGAAATCGCTGTGCCTGATGGTGGCGCAGGACTGCAATCTGCGCTGCAAGTATTGTTTCGGCGACGGCGGCAGCTACGGCGGACATCGTGCCGTCATGAGCCCCGAGGTCGGGCGTGCGGCGGTGGACTTTATCGTGAACGGGTGCGGCCCGCGCAAGCACTGCGAGATCGACTTCTTCGGCGGCGAGCCGCTGATGAATCTCGGTACGGTAAAGGAAGTCACAGCGTATGTCCGCAAGCGCGAACAGGAGACGGGCAAGGAGTTCAAGCTGACGCTGACGACGAATGGGATGCTTCTCTCGGACAAGAACATCGCGTGGCTGAACGACAACAACATCTCCGTTGTGCTCTCCTCGGACGGCCGGCGCGAGGTACACGATGCGATGCGTCCCGATGTGCGCGGCAACGGCTCGTACGATGTGGTGATGAAGAATTTCAAGAAGCTCGTGGATGCACGCGGCGGAAATGACTACTATCTGCGCGGGACGTACACGCGTGAGAATCTGGACTTTACCGAGGATGTGCTCGCGATGAACGAGGCGGGGTTCGACATCCTCTCCATGGAGCCGGTCGTGCTGAAGGACAGTCCGCTCGGCTTTACGGAGGAGGATCTGCCGCGCATCTTCGCCGAGTACGATCATCTGACGGAGACGTACCTCGGTCGCGTGCGTGCGGGAAAGGGGTTCTTCTTCTTCCACTTCAATATGGATCTGAACCACGGTCCGTGCGTTGCGAAACGGCTCGCGGGCTGCGGCGCAGGACATGAGTATTACGCCGTCGCGGAGAACGGCGACCTCTATCCGTGTCATCAGTTCGTCGGGCGCGAGAGATACCGCCTTGGGTCTGTCTTTACGGGCGTGGAAAATATGGAGCTGCCGACCTATTTCCGCAATTCTCATGTGCTCAATAAGCCGCTCTGCCGTGACTGCTGGGCACGGTTTTACTGTAGTGGCGGCTGTCATGCGAATGCCGATCTCTTTCACGGAGACATCCGCCATCCCTACGAAGTCGGTTGCGAGATCCAGAAGAAGCGGCTTGAGTGCGCGATTCTCGTGCAGGCGGCACTCGCACTGGAGACGGAAGAAGGGACGAAATAA
- a CDS encoding LytR/AlgR family response regulator transcription factor: protein MRIAIVDDEPEVCGVVRDYLTHILEKYWAEKAAQMEVEVFDSAESVLEVFEHRTYDLLILDIRMPGIGGMEAARRIRNQSSDVGIIFLTSSEEYLMEGYRVFADGYFLKTEGMDEEGFRAALARVLERREKAARVLKVQYNGQPLEILLNKIYYVDLSGGRLHIALAKHDLCLTRPYTYDWATEQLGHDPRFLECYHRVLVNMDVIERMDKESFVLTNGAEIPISQRRRSGVRTSYMQYLLNK, encoded by the coding sequence ATGCGGATTGCGATTGTGGATGATGAGCCGGAGGTTTGTGGGGTGGTACGTGACTATCTCACACATATTCTGGAGAAGTATTGGGCGGAAAAGGCGGCACAGATGGAGGTGGAGGTCTTTGACTCTGCCGAGTCTGTTCTGGAGGTGTTTGAGCATCGGACTTACGATCTCCTCATCCTCGATATACGTATGCCCGGCATCGGCGGGATGGAGGCGGCGCGGCGCATTCGCAATCAGAGCAGTGATGTCGGCATTATTTTTCTCACGAGCAGCGAGGAATATCTGATGGAGGGCTACCGCGTCTTTGCCGACGGCTATTTTCTGAAAACTGAGGGCATGGACGAGGAGGGCTTTCGCGCAGCACTGGCGCGCGTGTTGGAACGCCGTGAAAAGGCGGCGCGTGTGCTCAAGGTTCAGTACAATGGGCAGCCGCTTGAAATCCTCTTGAACAAGATTTACTATGTCGATCTCTCGGGAGGGCGGCTGCACATTGCGCTTGCAAAGCATGATCTCTGTCTCACGCGCCCCTATACTTACGACTGGGCGACGGAGCAGCTTGGACATGATCCGCGCTTTTTGGAGTGCTACCACCGCGTTCTGGTGAATATGGACGTGATCGAACGCATGGACAAGGAATCATTTGTCCTTACCAACGGCGCGGAGATCCCCATCAGTCAGCGGCGCCGCAGCGGTGTGCGGACGTCATATATGCAGTATTTGCTGAACAAGTAA
- the scfA gene encoding six-cysteine ranthipeptide SCIFF, translated as MKHIKTVNKPTMQSTLYTGGCGECQASCQSACKTSCTVGNQPCAK; from the coding sequence ATGAAGCACATCAAGACGGTCAACAAGCCGACGATGCAGTCCACGCTCTACACGGGCGGCTGCGGCGAATGTCAGGCATCCTGCCAGTCTGCCTGCAAGACTTCCTGCACGGTGGGCAACCAGCCCTGCGCGAAGTAA
- a CDS encoding clostripain-related cysteine peptidase — translation MLTAMRVLRSVLGMFLLVLVLSGCMDEDVTKARAQFPDAYERDDTWLVSWYICGSDLESEYGAASADLEELMEADLPPNVRVLILAGGTQEWQNDTFTRSLNLYLYDADGLHELERMKDADMGDPQTLAQFLRYGEEHYPVDHRVFVFWDHGGGSAAGVCADERTENMLRLNDLRQAFSAVYGAHPAVPPYELVGFDACLMASYETAATLEGFARYMVASEEMEPGNGWNYDAWLGALADNPAMGGAGLGSVICDTYLAGCREADTEEEATLSVIDLGRLPALTSAYEAYSRDVLARAAHLSPAFFAALDRAAQRAENYGGNTREMGYTNMVDLAGLAEETAREFPSAAALVRAVEDACIYKVHGDYRRRGGGISSYYSYDGDADGFAAYADQDAALMAQKCLLYTMLYGQLPDEAEEFLAGRGNVERISAPPTQRKPIFRVDGLEDRAVDVDRRGNAFVRLSPAEMDMLSSVRCNLLYIGAEEGVILYLGSDTNVDADWDTGVFKDNFDGTWPMLDGHPVYIEIVEEGDDYNLYSIPIKLNGMECNLQISYRYEDGQYHILGARRGLDAHGMSDRNLIRLKPGDMVTTIHYAMSISGEEEDFTPVEVDTFRLGSHPVVRDEEVGDGTYGYLFEFVAPAGESALSSFAIFEIENGDIVTSVE, via the coding sequence ATGCTGACTGCGATGCGTGTGCTGCGGTCTGTCCTTGGTATGTTCCTTCTTGTGCTCGTTCTCTCGGGCTGTATGGATGAGGATGTGACGAAGGCGCGTGCGCAGTTCCCCGATGCCTACGAAAGGGATGATACATGGCTCGTTTCGTGGTACATCTGCGGCTCGGATCTTGAGTCGGAGTACGGTGCGGCGAGTGCGGATCTGGAGGAACTGATGGAGGCGGATCTGCCGCCGAATGTGCGCGTGCTGATCCTTGCGGGCGGCACGCAGGAGTGGCAGAACGATACGTTTACGAGATCTCTCAATCTCTATCTCTACGATGCGGACGGCCTGCATGAACTTGAGCGGATGAAGGATGCGGATATGGGCGATCCGCAGACACTCGCGCAGTTTCTGCGCTACGGTGAGGAGCACTATCCTGTCGATCACCGTGTCTTTGTGTTCTGGGATCATGGCGGTGGGAGTGCGGCGGGGGTCTGCGCCGATGAACGCACGGAGAATATGCTGCGCCTCAACGACTTGCGGCAGGCATTCTCCGCTGTCTACGGTGCACATCCGGCCGTTCCGCCCTATGAGCTCGTCGGCTTCGATGCCTGTCTGATGGCAAGCTATGAGACGGCGGCGACACTCGAAGGTTTTGCCCGCTACATGGTCGCCTCGGAGGAGATGGAGCCGGGCAACGGGTGGAACTACGATGCGTGGCTCGGGGCGCTCGCCGACAATCCCGCCATGGGCGGTGCAGGGCTTGGCTCGGTGATCTGCGATACGTACCTTGCGGGCTGCAGGGAGGCGGATACGGAGGAGGAGGCGACGCTCTCCGTGATCGACCTTGGGCGTCTGCCCGCACTCACATCCGCATATGAGGCTTACAGTCGCGATGTGCTTGCCCGTGCGGCGCATCTGTCTCCGGCGTTCTTTGCGGCACTTGACCGTGCGGCGCAGCGTGCGGAGAACTACGGCGGCAATACGCGCGAGATGGGCTATACGAACATGGTCGATCTGGCGGGGCTGGCCGAGGAGACGGCGCGGGAGTTTCCAAGTGCCGCCGCCCTTGTACGAGCGGTGGAGGATGCGTGCATCTACAAGGTGCATGGCGACTACCGTCGCCGTGGCGGCGGCATCTCCTCCTACTACTCCTACGATGGCGATGCGGACGGCTTTGCGGCGTATGCGGATCAGGATGCGGCACTGATGGCGCAGAAATGTCTGCTCTACACCATGCTCTATGGACAGCTGCCCGATGAGGCGGAGGAGTTCCTCGCGGGACGCGGCAACGTGGAACGCATCAGTGCGCCGCCGACGCAGCGGAAGCCGATCTTCCGTGTCGACGGGCTGGAGGATCGCGCGGTCGATGTCGATCGCCGCGGCAATGCTTTTGTCCGTCTCAGTCCGGCGGAGATGGATATGCTTTCGTCTGTTCGGTGCAATCTGCTTTACATCGGTGCGGAGGAGGGGGTTATTCTCTACCTCGGCAGTGATACCAACGTCGATGCAGATTGGGACACCGGCGTTTTCAAAGACAATTTTGACGGTACATGGCCGATGCTGGACGGGCATCCCGTCTACATTGAGATCGTGGAGGAGGGGGACGACTACAATCTTTACTCCATCCCGATCAAGCTGAACGGGATGGAGTGCAATCTGCAGATCTCCTACCGTTATGAAGATGGGCAGTATCACATTCTGGGCGCCCGCCGGGGGCTTGATGCCCATGGGATGAGCGACCGCAATCTGATCCGCCTGAAGCCCGGGGATATGGTGACGACGATTCACTATGCAATGAGTATCTCGGGCGAGGAGGAGGACTTCACGCCTGTGGAGGTCGATACGTTCCGCCTCGGCAGTCATCCCGTGGTGCGGGATGAGGAGGTCGGCGACGGAACATACGGCTATCTCTTTGAGTTCGTTGCACCTGCGGGCGAAAGTGCGCTTTCGAGTTTTGCCATCTTCGAAATCGAGAATGGCGATATTGTGACATCGGTTGAGTGA
- a CDS encoding DUF5105 domain-containing protein → MRTFMRAKRLLLPMIAILATLLVAGCGDDKPKESADKAVLAYAELYAYADTDKLSATGMTNAQKEQISQALLTESDQMFQSFMLSEANAMEITDYYIADRKANMELKAKVKKDDAKNPVVELTATPIDTRGAKQQMDKNEDLVAMGVYIGLAQQQGVDVRTDPVYQQGAVESLKGVIDDMPYDSEKTLDVTCELVKSDDGKALYWAPKDPQVIRKFLDGE, encoded by the coding sequence ATGAGAACATTTATGCGGGCAAAGAGATTGCTTCTTCCCATGATTGCGATTTTGGCGACGCTCCTCGTTGCGGGCTGCGGCGACGACAAGCCGAAGGAGTCGGCGGACAAGGCGGTGCTTGCCTACGCCGAGCTCTATGCGTATGCCGATACGGACAAGCTCTCTGCGACGGGCATGACGAATGCGCAGAAGGAGCAGATTTCGCAGGCTCTTTTGACGGAGTCGGATCAAATGTTCCAGAGCTTTATGCTTTCGGAGGCCAATGCGATGGAGATCACGGACTACTACATTGCAGACCGCAAGGCGAATATGGAGCTCAAGGCAAAGGTCAAGAAGGATGATGCCAAGAATCCCGTGGTTGAGCTGACGGCGACGCCGATTGATACGCGCGGCGCAAAGCAGCAGATGGACAAGAATGAGGATCTGGTTGCGATGGGGGTCTACATCGGTCTTGCACAGCAGCAGGGTGTGGATGTGCGTACGGATCCCGTATACCAGCAGGGCGCAGTGGAGTCGCTCAAGGGCGTGATCGACGATATGCCGTATGACAGCGAAAAGACGCTGGATGTGACGTGCGAGCTTGTCAAGAGCGACGACGGCAAGGCTCTCTACTGGGCGCCGAAGGATCCGCAGGTGATCCGTAAGTTCCTCGACGGGGAGTAA
- the murA gene encoding UDP-N-acetylglucosamine 1-carboxyvinyltransferase — translation MEQLVIHGGNPLRGRVKIGGAKNAVLPIIAAALLGRRGVSVLDDVPALEDVYTICAVLRSLGVKADYVAREHRLTIDATRIATVAAPYELVRKMRASFLIMGPLLTREGHAEISLPGGCAIGTRPIDLHLKGFEALGAKIDITQGAIHASAPDGLKGARIYFDFPSVGATENVMMAASCAEGQTILENPALEPEIVDLANYLNVMGAHVRGAGTNRIKIDGVPGLMAADYTIIPDRIEAGTYMVAAAMTGGDVFIENAISEHLKPVVAKLKEAGAEIEEDIAGVRVRAHGRLKAIDLKTMPYPGFPTDMQAQFMALLTLAEGTSVVTETVFENRFMHVDELVRMGAQIRVDGRAATVEGGRTLKGAAVRATDLRAGAAMVLAGLVADGETRVGYIHHIDRGYDDLVAKLVALGADIRRTEGVWDACEKSLA, via the coding sequence ATGGAACAACTGGTGATTCACGGGGGGAATCCCCTGCGCGGGCGCGTGAAGATCGGCGGGGCAAAGAATGCGGTGCTGCCGATCATCGCGGCAGCGCTCCTCGGCAGGCGCGGCGTGAGCGTTCTGGATGATGTGCCGGCACTGGAGGATGTCTATACGATCTGCGCTGTGCTGCGCTCGCTCGGGGTGAAGGCGGACTACGTCGCGCGGGAGCATCGGCTGACGATTGATGCAACGAGGATTGCGACGGTCGCGGCACCGTACGAACTGGTACGCAAGATGCGTGCCTCCTTTCTCATCATGGGGCCTTTGCTCACGCGCGAAGGTCATGCCGAGATTTCGCTGCCGGGGGGCTGCGCGATCGGGACGCGTCCGATTGATCTGCATCTCAAGGGATTCGAGGCACTTGGTGCAAAGATCGACATCACACAGGGGGCGATCCATGCCTCTGCGCCGGACGGGCTGAAGGGAGCACGCATCTATTTCGATTTTCCGAGCGTCGGCGCGACGGAAAATGTGATGATGGCGGCATCCTGCGCCGAGGGGCAGACAATCCTTGAGAATCCCGCGCTGGAGCCGGAGATCGTCGATCTCGCGAACTATCTGAACGTCATGGGGGCGCACGTTCGCGGCGCGGGTACGAACCGCATCAAGATCGACGGTGTGCCGGGACTCATGGCGGCGGACTACACGATCATCCCCGACCGCATCGAGGCGGGGACGTACATGGTCGCGGCGGCGATGACGGGCGGCGATGTCTTTATCGAGAACGCGATCAGCGAGCATCTGAAGCCTGTCGTGGCGAAGCTCAAGGAGGCGGGCGCCGAAATCGAGGAGGACATTGCGGGGGTTCGCGTGCGTGCACATGGCAGGTTGAAGGCAATCGACCTCAAGACGATGCCCTATCCCGGCTTTCCGACGGATATGCAGGCGCAGTTCATGGCTCTGCTGACCCTTGCGGAGGGGACGAGTGTGGTGACGGAGACGGTGTTCGAGAACCGCTTTATGCACGTGGATGAACTCGTGCGCATGGGCGCACAGATCCGTGTGGACGGGCGTGCGGCGACGGTCGAGGGCGGCCGCACGCTCAAAGGTGCAGCCGTGCGGGCGACCGATCTGCGCGCGGGCGCGGCGATGGTGCTCGCGGGGCTCGTGGCGGACGGTGAAACACGTGTCGGTTACATCCACCACATCGACCGCGGTTATGATGATCTCGTAGCAAAGCTGGTCGCACTCGGTGCGGATATTCGCCGCACGGAGGGCGTATGGGATGCGTGCGAAAAATCGCTTGCATAA
- a CDS encoding phospho-N-acetylmuramoyl-pentapeptide-transferase translates to MSKKSPVLGAILGFFILGLFYSTGFNKKGVIAVIALVFVSWGVGLASPELSTIVAVIGAYLGYKWVNEHNAMVEEGTSAE, encoded by the coding sequence ATGAGTAAGAAAAGTCCTGTCCTTGGGGCAATCCTTGGTTTTTTCATCCTCGGTTTATTTTATAGCACGGGCTTCAACAAGAAGGGTGTGATCGCGGTCATTGCCCTCGTGTTCGTCAGCTGGGGCGTGGGGCTCGCGAGTCCGGAGCTGTCCACCATCGTTGCTGTCATCGGTGCGTATCTCGGTTACAAGTGGGTGAACGAGCACAACGCCATGGTGGAAGAAGGAACGTCTGCGGAATAG
- a CDS encoding sensor histidine kinase: protein MLEHSLTIVVSTFLFTVTMLPSVYLRYLPFRPVLSDETRSSLLHGYAIIFFCENSLILLLIFSDLLPYTMDTYKRIYFFAGYAPYFALNLALIRPYWAQHAFILGIQQILATTTGTCAAIITLFLVGIAHFFDYVYLFFLLYLTLYLLTFPLVLPFFRQIFLRFSSVSTERFWLYIAPLPFLVFYRETFHSVGDKVVALDFFISRLLFAAAGIVIGLVAWRGLEHILQQAAMTERSLALLRRMNSFRAYTRSLQEKQARLAIVRHDLRHNAKMLADLIARGEDETAIQLVRSLNHQIDATSVEHFAENPMVDSALAVYVRQARAKKIPIDVKIDTPPAFTGDLDFSLLLCNLLENAIHAEEREAENARGIRVRARTAGGSIFLSIENRCSISVRLSANGLPRRESYAAEHGYGTRSIEIFAKKYHAEFFTEQKDGYFRFLIQIPLNQGSENHS, encoded by the coding sequence ATGCTCGAACATAGTTTGACGATTGTCGTTTCAACATTTCTGTTTACCGTGACAATGCTGCCGTCCGTCTATCTGCGCTACCTCCCGTTCCGCCCCGTCCTGAGCGACGAAACGAGAAGCTCCCTGCTGCATGGGTATGCGATCATCTTCTTCTGTGAGAACAGCCTGATCCTGCTGCTCATCTTTTCGGACCTGCTTCCCTACACCATGGATACCTACAAGCGCATCTATTTTTTTGCCGGCTATGCGCCCTACTTCGCCCTCAACCTCGCCCTCATCCGCCCCTATTGGGCGCAGCACGCGTTCATCCTCGGGATCCAGCAGATTCTCGCCACCACAACCGGCACATGCGCCGCCATCATCACGCTCTTCCTTGTCGGCATTGCCCATTTTTTCGATTATGTTTATCTGTTCTTTCTGCTCTACCTCACCCTCTATCTTTTGACCTTTCCTCTCGTTCTGCCCTTCTTCCGTCAAATCTTCCTGCGCTTTTCCTCCGTCAGTACGGAACGTTTCTGGCTCTATATCGCCCCGCTGCCCTTCCTCGTATTTTATCGTGAGACATTCCATTCGGTCGGGGATAAGGTGGTCGCACTCGACTTCTTTATCTCCCGCCTGCTCTTTGCCGCCGCGGGAATCGTCATCGGACTGGTCGCATGGCGCGGACTTGAACACATCCTTCAGCAGGCGGCGATGACCGAGCGCAGCCTTGCTCTCCTGCGACGCATGAACTCCTTCCGCGCCTATACGCGCTCCCTACAGGAAAAACAGGCACGCCTCGCCATCGTCCGCCACGACCTCAGGCACAACGCGAAAATGCTCGCAGATCTCATCGCACGCGGCGAGGATGAAACGGCGATACAGCTCGTCCGCAGTCTCAACCATCAGATCGACGCAACCAGCGTCGAGCACTTTGCAGAAAACCCCATGGTGGATTCCGCCCTCGCCGTCTATGTCCGGCAGGCGCGTGCCAAAAAAATTCCCATCGACGTAAAGATCGACACCCCCCCTGCATTCACAGGAGATCTCGACTTCTCCCTCCTGCTCTGCAACCTCCTCGAAAACGCCATACACGCAGAGGAACGCGAGGCAGAAAATGCACGCGGCATCCGCGTCCGTGCACGCACGGCGGGAGGCAGCATCTTCCTCTCCATCGAGAACCGCTGCTCCATCTCCGTCAGACTGTCCGCAAACGGTCTGCCCCGCCGTGAAAGCTATGCCGCCGAACACGGCTACGGAACACGCTCCATCGAAATCTTCGCAAAGAAATACCATGCCGAATTTTTCACCGAGCAAAAAGACGGATACTTCCGCTTTCTCATACAGATCCCACTCAATCAAGGTTCTGAGAATCACTCCTAA
- a CDS encoding DUF4870 domain-containing protein translates to MAEIYVEGDVRGGGTGDSADAVPPQSTRMIAAAVQGAFFIGGIGFVLLPFVVWIVMRGRNVFVAHHAKQAFLSQLSVFILFALSCMLGAALDDAYIAVGLCFLVGIPWCLASVYAVVKALSGERWHFPGLGWAA, encoded by the coding sequence ATGGCAGAAATTTATGTGGAGGGCGATGTGCGCGGAGGCGGTACAGGAGACTCTGCGGATGCCGTTCCGCCGCAGTCGACGCGCATGATCGCCGCCGCCGTGCAGGGCGCATTTTTCATCGGCGGGATCGGGTTTGTCCTTCTCCCGTTTGTTGTCTGGATCGTCATGCGGGGCAGGAATGTATTTGTCGCACATCATGCAAAGCAGGCGTTTCTCTCGCAGCTTTCGGTATTTATTCTATTCGCTCTTTCCTGTATGCTGGGGGCGGCACTCGACGATGCCTATATCGCGGTCGGGCTGTGCTTCCTCGTCGGGATTCCGTGGTGTCTCGCCTCTGTCTATGCCGTGGTCAAGGCACTCTCGGGCGAGCGTTGGCATTTTCCGGGGCTCGGCTGGGCGGCATAA